The Sediminispirochaeta smaragdinae DSM 11293 genome has a segment encoding these proteins:
- a CDS encoding DnaJ domain-containing protein: protein MDDSRLYQILGLRRGASQEEIKSAYRRLVKQLHPDLSHTPATSEQFKRVVRAYKVLSVRQVDGSCIQFPGGGRKRPSTRAHAKKEINTDALGRMVTEAKVPELRAFAVKQLGNSGKRSSYQFIRKALFDPAPLVVRSAVDAVGKLGVRQCAGELSAVFSRSDQEIRLAVLDAVGRIGGGGFSTIINLAMQDGNRAVRNRAVTLFVAGKGA, encoded by the coding sequence ATGGATGATAGTCGACTCTATCAAATCCTTGGCCTTCGACGTGGGGCCAGCCAGGAAGAGATAAAATCTGCCTACAGAAGGCTTGTCAAACAGCTTCATCCCGATCTTTCTCACACCCCTGCCACGAGCGAGCAGTTTAAGCGGGTGGTTCGGGCCTATAAGGTATTGAGCGTAAGGCAGGTGGACGGCAGTTGTATACAGTTTCCCGGCGGGGGGCGTAAACGGCCCTCGACGCGCGCCCATGCAAAAAAAGAGATCAATACCGATGCCCTCGGCAGAATGGTCACGGAGGCAAAAGTGCCCGAGCTCCGTGCCTTTGCCGTAAAACAATTGGGTAACAGCGGTAAGCGAAGTAGCTATCAATTCATCCGAAAGGCCCTTTTTGATCCTGCCCCTCTTGTGGTACGATCGGCTGTTGATGCGGTGGGAAAGCTTGGTGTCCGGCAATGTGCCGGTGAGCTTTCCGCTGTCTTCTCCCGTTCCGACCAGGAAATACGGCTTGCCGTTTTGGATGCCGTGGGACGGATAGGGGGCGGAGGCTTTTCCACGATCATCAATCTTGCAATGCAGGATGGAAACAGAGCGGTCAGGAATCGGGCCGTTACTCTGTTCGTCGCAGGAAAAGGGGCTTAA